CGGAAAGCCAGTGAAGTTTCAAGACCGGCCTCCTTCAGCGGCATGGCGCAATGCCGTCACCGTCTCACGATAGGCATCGATACCCTGGCCCTTGTATATGGCAGATCCTGCCACCAACACGTTGGCACCGGCCTTTGTGGCAATCGGCGCTGTCTCCACGGTGATGCCGCCATCGACTTCCAGTGCAATTGGCCTATCGCCAATCAGCGCCCTTGCCTGGGCGATCTTGTCCGCCGCAGCCGGGATAAAGCTCTGCCCGCCAAAGCCGGGATTGACACTCATGATCAGGATCAGATCCACATCATCAATGACATTTTCCAGCATGGAGACCGGCGTGGCCGGATTGATCGATACGCCAGCTTTCTTGCCCAAGGCGCGAATGGTTTGCAGCGAACGATGCAGATGCGGCCCGGCTTCGGCATGAACGGTGATGTAATCACATCCCGCATCGGCAAAGGCAGCCAGGAACGGATCGGCAGGGGCAATCATCAGATGGCAGTCGAACACCGCTTTGGTATGGGGCCGTAACGCCTTGATAACCGCCGGGCCGAAAGAGATATTCGGCACGAAATGGCCATCCATCACATCGAGATGAATCCAGTCGGCGCCCGCCTCCACAACATCGGCAACTTCAGCCCCCAGCCGGGAAAAATTGGCGGCGAGGATCGAAGGGGCGATCAGCAGCGGAGGTGTCATTTATCTCATTCTTTCGAAATAGCGGATGTCGTGCCGCTCATAGCATTCCCGCATTAGCGCGACAACCTTTCCTGTGGCCCGGATTGCGAAAGTCGGTTGATTTTACAGCCGCTTTGCGGGCGATCATGATCCGGCCTTGGACAGGTGCGACAGCCGGGTTATGAATGCTTGGAGATGACCTATGGGAGGAAATATGGGCAGGTTTGTGATCATCACCGGCGGCAGCACGGGCATAGGGCGCCAGCTGGTCCAGGCTTTTGCCGGTCTGGGCGACACGGTGGCCTTCAGCTATCTCGGCGACGATGCACCGGCCAAAAGCCTGGTGTCCCTGATGGAGCAACAGGGCCGCAACGTGCTGGCCCTTTCCGCCGATGTCGGCGACGGAGACACCGTCGAGCAATTCTTCAACCAGGCCTGTGCCTGGGCCAAGGCAAGCCCGGCTGTCCTCATCAACAATGCCGGTGTGCAGACCTGGTCCAGCCTGCTCGATCTCTCCGAAAAAGACTGGAACCGGGTGATCCGCACCAATCTGACCGGGACATTTCTCAATACCAAGGCGGCTGCAAGCCGGATGGTGGCAGCTGGTAACGGTGGCGCCATCGTCAATATCGGCTCGGGCTGCAACAAGCTCGCCTTCCCGAATCTGGTTGATTACACCGCCTCCAAGGGCGGGGTCGAGCAATTCACCAAAGTGGCCGCCGTCGAACTGGGGCCGCATGGCATCCGGGTCAATTGCGTTGCCCCCGGTGCCATTGCCACGGAACGAACCTATGAGGAAGCGCCTGACTATGGCGAAGTCTGGGGCAAGGTCACGCCACTGCGCCGGGTGGGGACGCCGCAGGATATTGCCGGCCCCGTGCTCTATCTCGCCAGTGACGCGGCTGGCTTCGTGACCGGTCAGACGCTCTGGGTCGATGGCGGCCTGTTTACACGGCCAGTTTGGCCTTACGAATAGCCGCTTGGCGTTATTCGCTGAGTGGACGCGACGGCTGAAAACTACCGTCACGCCATTCCTGCAATTGAAACGGATTGTCGCTGAGTTCGTGGCCGT
The Allorhizobium ampelinum S4 genome window above contains:
- the rpe gene encoding ribulose-phosphate 3-epimerase — its product is MTPPLLIAPSILAANFSRLGAEVADVVEAGADWIHLDVMDGHFVPNISFGPAVIKALRPHTKAVFDCHLMIAPADPFLAAFADAGCDYITVHAEAGPHLHRSLQTIRALGKKAGVSINPATPVSMLENVIDDVDLILIMSVNPGFGGQSFIPAAADKIAQARALIGDRPIALEVDGGITVETAPIATKAGANVLVAGSAIYKGQGIDAYRETVTALRHAAEGGRS
- a CDS encoding SDR family NAD(P)-dependent oxidoreductase; the protein is MGRFVIITGGSTGIGRQLVQAFAGLGDTVAFSYLGDDAPAKSLVSLMEQQGRNVLALSADVGDGDTVEQFFNQACAWAKASPAVLINNAGVQTWSSLLDLSEKDWNRVIRTNLTGTFLNTKAAASRMVAAGNGGAIVNIGSGCNKLAFPNLVDYTASKGGVEQFTKVAAVELGPHGIRVNCVAPGAIATERTYEEAPDYGEVWGKVTPLRRVGTPQDIAGPVLYLASDAAGFVTGQTLWVDGGLFTRPVWPYE